Proteins found in one Lutimonas zeaxanthinifaciens genomic segment:
- a CDS encoding DUF4442 domain-containing protein: MPKFTVRNLNRFLALKLPSAYISGIRVTHISDQEASAKVRHRWINQNPFRSLYWATQGMAAELVTGILMMKKINDSGRKISMLVVHQEGSFHKKATGKIIFKCEQGTEVDKALNKAIDTGEGQSLILKASGINEDNVVVSDFSFTWSIKLKE, translated from the coding sequence ATGCCAAAATTTACAGTACGAAATCTAAATCGGTTTTTAGCCCTCAAACTCCCTTCTGCCTATATCTCAGGTATTCGCGTAACCCATATTTCAGACCAAGAAGCGAGTGCCAAAGTCCGGCATAGGTGGATTAATCAGAACCCCTTTCGGTCACTTTACTGGGCCACTCAGGGAATGGCCGCTGAACTGGTAACCGGAATATTGATGATGAAGAAAATAAATGATTCCGGCAGGAAGATTTCGATGTTGGTGGTGCACCAGGAAGGAAGTTTTCATAAAAAAGCAACAGGAAAGATCATATTTAAATGCGAACAGGGAACCGAAGTTGACAAAGCATTAAATAAAGCCATAGATACTGGAGAAGGTCAAAGCCTTATTCTCAAGGCCTCAGGAATCAATGAAGATAATGTAGTGGTTTCGGATTTCTCCTTTACATGGAGTATTAAACTAAAAGAATAA
- a CDS encoding TIGR00266 family protein, protein MRAHEIDYTIYGEEMQFVEIELDPSEGVVAEAGSFMMMDDQIRMDTILGDGSGQSQDILGSLFSAGKRLLTGESLFMTVFTNTSQSLRKVSFAAPYPGKIIPVDLTKFQGTFICQKDAFLCAAKGVTISIEFSKRLGRGFFGGEGFIMEKIEGDGMAFLHSSGTVIKKNLAPGEILKVDTGCIVGFSSTVHYDIEFIGGIRNTIFGGEGMFFATLRGPGTVAIQSLPFSRLADRIVASAPSAGGKRKGEGSILGGLGDLLDGDNRF, encoded by the coding sequence ATGAGAGCTCACGAAATTGATTACACAATCTACGGTGAAGAAATGCAATTCGTTGAAATAGAACTTGATCCCTCTGAAGGTGTTGTGGCCGAGGCCGGAAGCTTTATGATGATGGACGATCAAATCAGAATGGATACCATTTTAGGGGATGGTTCAGGGCAGTCGCAAGATATACTCGGAAGTTTATTTTCAGCTGGTAAAAGGTTGTTGACGGGCGAAAGTTTGTTTATGACGGTTTTTACCAACACTTCCCAAAGTTTGAGAAAAGTTTCTTTTGCCGCCCCCTACCCCGGTAAAATTATTCCTGTGGACCTCACTAAATTTCAGGGAACTTTTATTTGTCAGAAGGATGCCTTCCTTTGTGCGGCAAAGGGAGTAACGATCAGCATCGAGTTTTCAAAAAGGCTCGGCCGGGGATTTTTTGGAGGTGAAGGGTTCATTATGGAAAAAATTGAGGGTGACGGGATGGCTTTCCTTCATTCAAGCGGTACAGTGATCAAAAAAAATCTGGCTCCCGGTGAAATACTAAAAGTGGATACAGGTTGCATTGTGGGTTTTAGCAGCACAGTTCATTATGACATTGAGTTTATTGGAGGTATTAGAAACACTATTTTTGGTGGGGAAGGCATGTTTTTTGCAACCCTAAGAGGACCAGGTACTGTAGCCATTCAATCCTTACCATTTAGCAGGCTTGCCGACAGAATTGTTGCCAGTGCACCGTCTGCCGGTGGTAAAAGAAAAGGTGAAGGAAGTATCCTTGGCGGTCTGGGTGACCTGTTAGACGGAGATAACCGTTTTTAA
- a CDS encoding FG-GAP-like repeat-containing protein: MFRQLDASVSNIDFSNDLIENDSLNYMAYAYMYMGGGVSAGDINNDGLIDLYFTGNMVENKLYLNKGNLQFEDISESAGVTGDNRWFTGVTMADVNNDGFLDIYCSVAGKFDPKANLLYINNGDNTFTEKAEAYGIADIGNTIQSTFFDYDLDGDLDLYVANYPPTNFNAPNNFYTFKMANPKDIETDKLFRNDGDTFTDVTREAEIRSFGLTNSATVGDINNDGWPDLYISNDFNVPDFLLINDGDGTFSEHSKELTKQTALYGMGVDIADFNNDQLLDIIQMDMTPGDNRRSKANMAGMNPDLFWGTVNAGFHYQYMQNQLQMNNGNVHDSLPAYSNVARIAGLATTDWSWGPLFADLDNDGWKDIFISNGTRREINNKDYFNKLKKERITKDQYLEKSLAIPSEKIDNFVFRNNKDLTFEKVNEAWGIEFPGWSNGCVYADLDNDGDLEIVINNIDDKAAIFANSSSQTNNFLTLNFKGPEKNVNGLGVKALLSSNGVNQFQEMTLTRGFQSSVAPQLHYGLADAQIVDEIQITWPDGKMQILKDVEINQFLTVSYENANHDTKPVTDSNDPLFKTETDASIVSNHKHSENVYDDFKDQVLLPHKMSNFGPGSSVGDLNGDGLDDFVIGGAHNNQTAVYYQTANGFERQHFPDVDNDSDREDLGSLIFDADGDGFNDLYVVSGGAEFDYDSELLQDRLYLNDGEGNLSKSTTSLPQMIISGSRVEAFDYDKDGDLDLFVGGRVLPKNYPMPTSSYILENVSTKGHPKFINATEKIAPGLVDIGMVTDASWTDYDNDGWTDLIVVGEWMPITVFRNNRGSFENISQKLNLQDATGWWFSITEGDFDNDGDLDFIVGNLGLNYKYKANQEETFDIYLNDFDKNKSNDIVLSYYDEGEKFPVRGRQCSSEQIPAIKKKFKDYDAFAVATLEDVYTKKSLENSLHYQVRSFASVYMENKDGEFVIHALPNLAQISSINQILVSDFNNDDHLDLVIAGNLYASEVETPRNDAGVGLFLAGNGKGEFTAIQPSESGLYIPGDTKDMSMINIRDKKYILAAKNDDYIQFIEVMSGS, translated from the coding sequence ATGTTCAGGCAACTCGATGCATCGGTTAGCAACATTGATTTTTCAAATGACCTGATCGAAAATGACAGTTTGAATTATATGGCTTATGCCTATATGTATATGGGTGGCGGAGTTTCTGCCGGCGATATAAATAATGATGGCTTGATCGATCTTTATTTTACCGGTAATATGGTAGAGAATAAACTCTATTTGAATAAAGGTAACCTTCAGTTTGAAGATATCTCAGAATCGGCAGGTGTTACGGGTGATAACAGATGGTTCACGGGTGTTACAATGGCCGACGTCAATAACGATGGATTCCTGGATATTTATTGTTCCGTTGCCGGAAAATTTGATCCAAAGGCCAATTTGTTATATATAAACAACGGAGATAATACCTTTACTGAAAAAGCCGAAGCCTATGGTATTGCCGATATTGGCAATACGATTCAATCTACTTTCTTTGATTACGATCTTGACGGCGATCTGGATCTGTATGTAGCCAACTACCCTCCTACTAATTTCAATGCCCCAAATAATTTTTATACCTTTAAAATGGCTAATCCAAAGGATATTGAAACGGATAAATTATTCAGAAACGATGGTGATACTTTTACTGATGTTACAAGGGAGGCTGAAATTCGATCATTTGGCCTGACAAACAGTGCAACTGTTGGTGACATCAATAATGACGGCTGGCCTGATCTTTATATATCAAATGACTTTAATGTGCCTGATTTTCTTCTGATCAATGATGGCGACGGTACCTTTAGCGAACATTCCAAGGAATTGACCAAACAAACCGCGCTCTACGGAATGGGTGTTGATATAGCTGATTTTAACAATGATCAGCTTCTTGACATCATTCAAATGGATATGACACCAGGTGACAACCGAAGGTCTAAAGCAAATATGGCAGGAATGAACCCGGATTTGTTCTGGGGCACAGTGAATGCAGGATTTCACTACCAGTATATGCAGAATCAATTACAAATGAATAACGGGAATGTCCACGATTCCCTCCCAGCCTATAGTAACGTAGCGAGAATTGCCGGTTTGGCAACTACGGATTGGAGTTGGGGGCCTCTTTTTGCGGATTTGGATAATGATGGCTGGAAAGACATATTTATTTCCAATGGAACCCGCAGAGAGATTAACAACAAAGACTATTTCAACAAGCTTAAAAAAGAACGTATTACCAAAGATCAGTACCTGGAGAAATCCTTAGCCATCCCATCTGAAAAAATCGACAATTTTGTTTTCCGAAATAATAAGGATCTGACTTTTGAAAAAGTGAATGAGGCTTGGGGAATTGAATTCCCGGGCTGGTCAAACGGATGCGTATATGCAGATTTGGATAATGATGGAGATCTTGAAATCGTCATCAACAATATCGATGACAAGGCCGCCATATTTGCAAATTCAAGTTCACAGACAAATAACTTTTTAACCCTGAATTTCAAAGGTCCTGAAAAAAATGTCAACGGACTCGGTGTAAAAGCTCTGTTGAGCTCTAATGGCGTGAACCAGTTTCAGGAAATGACTCTTACAAGAGGGTTTCAGTCCTCTGTGGCACCTCAATTGCATTATGGCTTGGCAGATGCTCAAATTGTTGATGAAATACAGATCACCTGGCCCGACGGTAAAATGCAGATTCTCAAAGATGTTGAAATAAATCAATTTCTAACCGTTAGCTATGAAAATGCGAACCACGATACAAAACCGGTGACCGATTCAAATGATCCTCTGTTTAAAACCGAAACTGATGCTTCTATTGTATCAAATCACAAGCACTCTGAAAATGTATATGATGATTTTAAGGATCAGGTGCTTCTTCCTCATAAAATGTCAAATTTTGGGCCCGGATCGAGTGTGGGAGATCTCAACGGAGATGGTTTGGACGACTTTGTTATAGGAGGTGCACACAATAACCAGACCGCGGTTTATTACCAGACTGCCAATGGGTTTGAACGTCAGCATTTTCCGGATGTGGATAACGACAGTGACCGTGAAGATCTGGGCAGTCTGATTTTTGATGCGGATGGAGACGGCTTCAACGATCTTTATGTGGTAAGTGGTGGTGCTGAATTCGATTATGATTCAGAATTATTACAGGACCGGCTCTATCTGAATGACGGAGAAGGTAATTTATCAAAATCAACAACCTCACTTCCTCAGATGATCATAAGCGGTTCGCGCGTTGAAGCTTTTGATTACGATAAAGATGGGGATCTTGACCTCTTTGTCGGGGGAAGGGTTCTGCCTAAAAATTATCCAATGCCAACCAGTAGTTATATCCTTGAGAATGTGAGTACTAAAGGGCATCCAAAATTTATCAATGCAACCGAAAAAATTGCACCGGGCCTTGTCGATATTGGCATGGTGACAGATGCCAGCTGGACCGATTATGACAATGATGGCTGGACAGATCTTATTGTAGTTGGGGAATGGATGCCGATCACGGTATTTAGAAATAACCGTGGAAGCTTTGAAAACATTAGCCAGAAATTGAACCTGCAGGATGCAACGGGTTGGTGGTTCAGTATAACAGAGGGAGATTTTGATAATGACGGCGATCTTGACTTTATTGTCGGGAACCTTGGACTGAATTATAAGTACAAAGCGAATCAGGAAGAAACTTTTGATATTTATCTGAATGATTTTGATAAAAACAAGTCAAATGACATTGTTTTGAGCTACTATGATGAAGGTGAAAAATTCCCTGTTCGCGGAAGACAGTGTTCCTCAGAGCAGATCCCGGCGATCAAAAAGAAATTTAAAGATTATGATGCCTTTGCCGTAGCTACTCTGGAAGATGTCTATACCAAAAAATCACTTGAGAATTCATTGCATTATCAGGTAAGGTCATTCGCAAGTGTTTATATGGAAAATAAAGATGGAGAATTTGTAATTCATGCTTTGCCTAATCTGGCTCAGATTTCAAGTATTAACCAGATCCTGGTTTCTGATTTTAATAACGATGACCATCTTGACCTGGTAATAGCGGGAAATTTGTACGCGTCTGAAGTGGAAACCCCGAGAAATGATGCCGGTGTTGGTTTGTTTCTTGCCGGAAACGGTAAAGGAGAATTCACAGCGATTCAGCCCTCAGAAAGTGGCTTGTATATTCCAGGAGATACCAAAGATATGTCCATGATCAATATCAGGGACAAAAAATATATCCTTGCCGCAAAGAATGATGATTATATACAATTCATTGAAGTCATGAGTGGTTCATAA
- a CDS encoding head GIN domain-containing protein: MKKFIKLTLILLVLAGTSSCMFDGVRGDGDVVTKKRKISDDFVRIEASRGLDVYITKSKKVSLEVEADQNLHELIETEVRNGTLYITSSRNIYSASAKKVHLSANNINAIHVNSGAEIYSENTLSAEKLELHVSSGAGTMLDVNVEDLSCSSSSGAEVNLSGKAYNFKASSSSGSNINAYDLRTTNCNANASSGSDIDINVSNVFEATATSGAGISYKGNPDRVSKNNNSGGSISQVRS; encoded by the coding sequence ATGAAAAAATTTATCAAACTAACTCTTATTCTATTGGTATTAGCAGGAACAAGTTCTTGTATGTTCGATGGAGTACGCGGAGACGGGGATGTAGTAACCAAAAAAAGAAAAATATCGGATGACTTTGTTCGTATCGAGGCCAGCAGAGGGCTGGATGTTTATATCACCAAAAGTAAAAAGGTTTCACTGGAAGTAGAAGCAGACCAAAACCTTCATGAACTGATTGAAACAGAGGTGAGAAACGGTACACTTTATATTACTTCTTCCAGAAATATCTATTCAGCAAGTGCCAAAAAGGTACATTTATCAGCAAATAACATCAATGCCATACATGTTAACAGCGGGGCTGAAATTTATTCGGAAAACACTTTATCAGCAGAGAAACTTGAGTTACACGTCAGCAGCGGGGCAGGGACCATGCTTGATGTTAATGTTGAAGACCTTTCATGCAGCAGCTCAAGTGGAGCTGAGGTCAATCTGAGTGGAAAAGCATATAATTTTAAAGCTTCCTCATCAAGCGGTAGCAATATCAATGCCTACGATCTTAGAACGACCAATTGCAATGCAAATGCGAGTAGCGGATCTGACATTGATATCAATGTTTCCAATGTTTTTGAGGCAACTGCCACAAGTGGGGCAGGAATAAGTTATAAAGGAAATCCTGACAGAGTTTCAAAAAATAACAATTCAGGAGGAAGCATAAGCCAGGTTAGAAGCTAG
- a CDS encoding DUF4870 domain-containing protein encodes MSKQNDHNNAFLLHLSAFFGYIFPFGAIVGPLVIWELNKRKSEFMDQNGKEAINFNLSYLLYTMILGLSIVPFVLRIALEDFQHLDLFGIVSVGSLIGILAIVKFVLIIVAALKANRGEVYKYPLTIKFIK; translated from the coding sequence ATGTCAAAACAAAACGATCATAACAACGCATTCTTATTACACCTATCTGCATTTTTCGGATATATTTTTCCATTTGGGGCCATCGTGGGACCATTAGTGATTTGGGAATTGAATAAAAGGAAAAGTGAGTTTATGGATCAGAATGGGAAAGAGGCGATCAATTTTAATCTTAGTTATTTACTCTATACTATGATTCTCGGATTGTCGATCGTCCCCTTTGTTTTAAGAATTGCACTTGAAGATTTTCAACATCTGGATCTGTTTGGGATCGTGAGTGTTGGATCACTGATCGGAATTCTGGCGATTGTCAAATTTGTTCTGATTATAGTTGCCGCTTTAAAGGCCAATCGCGGTGAAGTTTATAAATACCCCTTAACCATTAAATTCATTAAATAA
- a CDS encoding LytR/AlgR family response regulator transcription factor: protein MKIKCIIIDDEPLAAEVVETHLKEFSNIELIGSFTNPLDALQLIENGEVDAVFIDINMPKMNGLDFIKTLDTRPHFIITTAYREYAVESFDLDVLDYLVKPIPFTRFLKSINKLSQKFITEQSAESTPSNAEKSFIFLKVDKKLIKIKFEDIYFIESLKDYIKVFTKTGDYLAHKSLSGITEELPKSQFLRLHRSFTVALDKIQALEGNSVLVADKRIPIGRKYINHAKDVILNTPT, encoded by the coding sequence ATGAAGATTAAGTGCATTATTATTGACGACGAACCCCTTGCTGCAGAGGTTGTGGAAACCCATTTAAAAGAGTTTTCCAACATTGAATTGATCGGAAGTTTTACAAATCCGCTTGATGCCTTGCAACTCATTGAAAATGGAGAAGTTGACGCGGTTTTCATCGACATAAATATGCCTAAAATGAATGGGTTGGATTTTATCAAAACCCTTGACACTCGGCCGCACTTTATTATAACAACAGCATACAGAGAATACGCAGTAGAGAGTTTTGATCTGGATGTCCTTGATTATTTGGTAAAACCCATCCCTTTTACTCGTTTTTTAAAATCAATCAACAAGCTTTCTCAAAAGTTTATCACTGAACAGTCCGCTGAAAGTACGCCTTCAAATGCTGAAAAATCCTTTATTTTCCTCAAGGTTGATAAAAAACTGATCAAAATTAAATTTGAAGATATTTACTTCATAGAAAGCCTTAAAGACTACATAAAGGTCTTTACCAAAACAGGAGACTATCTCGCTCATAAATCCCTTTCAGGAATTACAGAAGAACTACCCAAAAGCCAGTTTTTACGATTACACCGGTCTTTTACGGTGGCCCTGGATAAGATTCAGGCCCTCGAAGGAAACTCAGTTTTGGTTGCCGACAAAAGAATTCCAATTGGGCGTAAATATATAAATCACGCCAAAGACGTGATTTTGAATACTCCTACTTAA
- a CDS encoding PadR family transcriptional regulator: MKIENTKAQMRKGVLEFCILSILENGDAYTSEILVQLKDAKLLVVEGTVYPLLTRLKNAGLLTYRWEESTSGPPRKYYGLTETGKIFLSGLNTTWSELVKAVSLITKNNKSKNTAK, encoded by the coding sequence ATGAAGATTGAAAACACAAAAGCACAAATGCGTAAAGGAGTTTTGGAATTCTGCATCCTTTCCATTCTTGAAAATGGAGATGCCTATACTTCCGAGATTCTGGTTCAATTGAAGGACGCAAAACTGCTTGTCGTTGAAGGTACTGTGTACCCGTTACTGACAAGACTGAAAAATGCGGGACTTTTGACCTATCGCTGGGAGGAATCAACCTCCGGACCGCCGAGAAAATACTATGGTTTAACCGAAACAGGAAAAATATTTTTATCAGGATTAAATACAACCTGGAGTGAGTTGGTTAAAGCAGTAAGCCTGATAACAAAGAATAATAAATCAAAAAACACAGCAAAATGA
- a CDS encoding PspC domain-containing protein — MNKTININLGGVFFHIDEIAYQKLKSYLDAIRRSLSDDPKGRDEIITDIESRIGELLSDKVKDVRQVVNQQDIDEVIDVMGKPEDYMVDDEIFSDDSYSSYTRKRPRKLYRDGSDRFLGGVSSGMAHYLNVDVIWIRLGWLVAAFGFGFGFIVYPLLWILLPEANTTAEKLEMEGAEVNISNIEKKIRDEITDASHRVKNGIDEVSEKVKNADYKKYGERAKSGSQDLVDTLGKIFVTLFMIIGKFIGVLLIIVAVSTILALLIGLFTLGSLDFIHEDWIFQNSMIYNNSGLPVWVISILTFVLVGIPFFFLFALGLRILSNNTKSIGKTAKLSLLGVWIVALLVAIFFGTRQVMNSAYDGSITNTQELYFDTTDTLEIKMVDNQLISNRSELKRHWRSEIIVDTDNQEKLYSNNIRFNILASDNETMYAKVRKESQGRSRKDARDNADLISHGYELDGDALRFDGYFLAELNNRSTEQRIYIDLYLPEGQTVYLDNSTRSFLYDVDNIQGVYDNDMAKHHFQMTREGFNCLDCSDDEVNTWSDDDSFNMKINGEGVHIEIQEEGQEKSEVKIDGSGVVVTKAKDSV, encoded by the coding sequence ATGAACAAGACAATAAATATTAATCTAGGTGGCGTATTTTTTCACATCGATGAAATAGCTTATCAAAAACTGAAAAGTTATTTAGATGCTATTCGACGTTCTTTGAGTGATGACCCAAAAGGTAGAGACGAAATCATAACTGATATAGAATCAAGAATAGGTGAATTATTATCAGATAAAGTTAAAGATGTAAGACAGGTGGTAAACCAACAGGATATCGACGAAGTGATCGACGTCATGGGTAAACCAGAAGATTATATGGTTGACGATGAAATCTTCAGTGATGATTCTTATAGCAGTTATACTCGAAAAAGACCTCGTAAATTATATAGAGATGGCAGTGATCGATTTCTTGGAGGTGTATCTTCAGGAATGGCACACTATCTTAATGTTGATGTGATCTGGATCAGACTGGGTTGGTTGGTAGCAGCCTTTGGATTTGGATTTGGATTTATTGTCTATCCATTGTTATGGATCCTTCTGCCCGAAGCGAACACTACTGCAGAAAAGCTTGAAATGGAAGGAGCTGAAGTCAATATAAGCAACATTGAAAAAAAAATTCGTGACGAGATCACAGATGCCTCCCATCGCGTAAAAAATGGAATAGATGAAGTATCTGAGAAGGTTAAAAATGCGGATTATAAGAAATATGGTGAACGTGCAAAATCGGGGTCACAGGATCTTGTAGACACCCTGGGTAAGATTTTCGTTACACTATTTATGATCATCGGAAAGTTCATTGGAGTATTATTGATCATCGTAGCCGTTAGTACCATATTAGCATTGCTTATTGGATTATTTACATTAGGATCGCTTGATTTTATTCATGAAGACTGGATATTTCAGAATTCCATGATCTACAATAATTCAGGCTTACCGGTCTGGGTCATTAGCATACTGACATTTGTATTGGTTGGAATTCCGTTCTTTTTCCTTTTTGCTCTGGGGCTGAGAATTTTATCGAACAATACAAAGTCAATAGGTAAAACCGCTAAACTGTCCTTATTGGGTGTATGGATCGTGGCACTTTTAGTTGCGATTTTCTTTGGAACCAGACAAGTAATGAATTCTGCATACGACGGATCTATTACCAATACGCAGGAACTTTATTTTGACACAACGGATACGCTCGAAATCAAAATGGTAGATAATCAGCTCATTTCCAACCGTAGTGAGTTAAAACGCCATTGGAGGTCCGAGATTATTGTGGACACAGATAATCAGGAAAAATTATATTCCAATAATATTCGATTTAATATTCTAGCATCTGATAATGAGACGATGTACGCGAAGGTTCGTAAAGAGTCTCAGGGCAGAAGCCGAAAGGATGCACGTGACAATGCCGATCTGATTTCACATGGGTATGAACTGGATGGAGATGCCCTTCGATTTGACGGCTATTTTCTGGCAGAGTTAAATAACAGGTCAACCGAACAGAGAATCTATATTGATCTTTATCTTCCGGAGGGGCAAACCGTATATCTGGATAATTCGACCCGATCTTTTCTTTATGATGTTGACAATATTCAAGGCGTATATGACAATGATATGGCTAAGCATCATTTTCAAATGACGCGAGAAGGTTTTAATTGCCTTGATTGTTCTGATGACGAGGTAAATACATGGAGTGATGATGATTCCTTTAATATGAAGATCAATGGAGAAGGAGTTCACATCGAAATACAAGAAGAAGGCCAGGAGAAATCAGAAGTCAAAATAGATGGTTCCGGGGTCGTCGTAACCAAAGCAAAAGACAGTGTCTAA
- a CDS encoding sensor histidine kinase: MFRKLFSEFRIPLRYHLLFWLIYFVFNFFRFASINNDYWYSLKSNLIEFPLNIVITYFTIYYLIPRYILKKKYLQFLLLFIPSLLLFYLIRTGLNYILVSENIWPEAQGNQEPFTVIHVVELVIGAIYVIALVSAIKLTYDWANEKKRNEDLQRIQLETELNFLKSQIQPHFFFNTLNNLYALVIKQSPNAANVVMKLSEIMQYVLYEVKEPKISLLKSINYLYSYLELEKLRYGDRVKSEISIDGDIDEVEVPPLLFLPFIENCFKHGARNQEDINVLISFVVKDNFLYFTVTNNYVIQNDGKPKHGIGIENVKRRLHLLYGSKYSLKTRAKGNEYSVNLKLPLHED, translated from the coding sequence ATGTTCAGGAAACTATTTTCGGAATTTCGTATTCCACTGCGCTATCATCTGTTATTTTGGCTGATCTATTTTGTTTTCAATTTTTTTAGGTTTGCCTCCATAAACAATGATTACTGGTATTCGTTGAAATCCAATTTAATCGAATTTCCGTTGAACATTGTCATTACGTATTTTACGATCTATTATTTGATCCCCAGGTACATTCTGAAGAAGAAATACCTGCAGTTTTTATTGCTTTTCATCCCGTCTTTGTTATTGTTCTATTTGATCCGAACCGGACTGAACTATATTCTTGTATCCGAAAATATATGGCCTGAAGCTCAGGGAAATCAGGAGCCATTTACAGTGATCCATGTGGTAGAACTGGTTATAGGAGCCATTTATGTTATTGCCCTTGTATCGGCTATAAAACTTACCTATGACTGGGCCAATGAAAAGAAAAGGAATGAAGACCTTCAGCGGATTCAGTTGGAAACAGAACTGAATTTTTTAAAGTCTCAGATCCAGCCTCATTTTTTCTTCAATACCTTGAACAATTTATATGCCCTGGTAATAAAACAGTCTCCCAATGCGGCCAATGTGGTGATGAAACTGTCAGAGATCATGCAATATGTATTGTATGAGGTCAAGGAACCCAAAATCAGCTTATTGAAATCCATCAATTACCTTTACAGTTATCTGGAACTGGAAAAACTTCGTTACGGAGACCGGGTAAAATCTGAAATTAGTATTGATGGAGATATCGATGAAGTTGAAGTCCCTCCCCTCCTTTTTCTTCCGTTTATCGAGAATTGTTTTAAGCACGGAGCCCGGAATCAGGAAGATATAAATGTATTGATAAGCTTTGTTGTTAAAGACAATTTTCTTTACTTTACCGTTACGAATAATTACGTCATTCAGAACGACGGAAAGCCGAAACATGGCATAGGAATTGAAAATGTGAAAAGAAGGCTTCATCTTCTTTACGGATCGAAATATAGTTTAAAGACCAGGGCCAAGGGAAATGAATATAGTGTGAATTTGAAATTACCACTCCATGAAGATTAA